The Daphnia magna isolate NIES linkage group LG3, ASM2063170v1.1, whole genome shotgun sequence genomic interval CTGCAAGAGTTGCCAGACCCGGAAGCCGGATCaagggaagaagaaggggCTGATGGAGATAACGCAAGTTGGGGGACCCTTCGAGCGTATCGGCATTGATGTCCTGGGCCCTTTCCCGCGATCGCGAAACGGAACCACAAACATCGTTGTCGCGGTGGACTACCTTACGAAATGGGTAGAAGCCAGGGCCTTGCCGGATGCCACGGCCCGACAAATCGCAAAATTCTTTGTCGAGGACGTAGTGGTACGACATGGATTTCCACGGGAATTGACCTCGGACCAAGGGAAGTGTTTTACGGCTGAAGTCACCCGGGAAGTGTTGGCCCTGTTGCGACTGTCACATCGCATGACAGTGCCTTACCATCAACAAGCGAACGGCCTGGTTGAAAGACAGAACAAAACGCTAGCAGCAATGTTAGCGATGTACGTGGATGAGAGCCACGAAGACTGGGATGAATTCCTGGGATTTGTGACTTTTGCCTACAACACCGCGCTACAGGAGAGTACCAACCACACACCTTTCATGATGGTGTATGGAAGGGAAGCGGTGATTCCAGCGGATCTGCTGGCGGCGACGGGGCCAAGCCAGACGAAGCTCGTCGGTGCAGAAGACCTAATGAAGGCGATTATGGAGCTTAGAGAAGACGTAAAGGACCGGCTGGCCATGGTACAGCAACGTCAAAAGACGCAGTACGATGCCAGAGTCAGTGCAGCACCAGTGTACGAACCCGGAGACCTGGTGTTAATCTTTCGCCCGCAGCGGAAGAAGGGGCTCGCGGAAAAGTTACTGCATCAATACGTGGGGCCCTACAAAGTGATCAGGCAGGTCACGGAGCTCAACTACGAGCTTCGGAAACCAAGTGGAAAAAGAACTCTTGTGGTGCATGTGTCGCAGATGAAGAAGTTCGTTGTGGAATCGGACGAGGAGTCCGATAGCGACGAGGAAGATAAGAGGCTAGAGCATGCCGACACCGACTTGGATGTTGAACTTGCCGACACCAACTCGGGTGTCGCGCGTGCCGACACTGGCTTGGAAGAAGCACGCGCCGAAACTGAAGAGGGTATAGCGTGTGCCGAAACCGACATGGGTGAGACGCCTGAAGTCGACACTGGGGTGCCATTCGACGCCAGCACTGCTGCGACAGCTGTGGAGCCGCCAGCCAggagagaaaagggggaaggaGGCGCCGGCCATTGGAGCCGATAGCCGAAATGGACGAAGGTCTACAAGACGGAAAAGAGTCCGCGGCCCCAGCAGCAAGGGAATCACCAGAGGGTCGTCCGACCAGGAAGAAGCGGGCACCCGGTTGGATGAAGAACATGCTGCTCTTCACTTTGGTCTGTGTCGTAGgccaaatggttcaagcaGATGAAATGAAGGGGAAATACGTCGCGACCGAAGGAGCGGTTTTTCATCCCGAAGGTACTTTGGCCCTGGGGGACTCGGAATGGGTAGTCATCTATGATGTGCCCACTAAGCGAGCGGAACAAGTAATTAAACTTGTCATCGTTTGGATAGACGATATGGTGCGGGCGTTTGACAGAGCACTCACGGGGAATTTCCCTATGGAAGTCACTCCGTTTTTGGAAGGTCCAGCACGTGACTTAGCGGAAATCAAGGCAAGAGCGGAGCGCCGGAGGCAGGAATTTCGGGAGTTGGAACGAGCTCTGAAAGGTGATGGAACCAGGCAGAAGCGCGGGCTGTTCGACGGAGGGGGCCAGCTGCTTAACTGGCTCTTCGGGACCGCTACGACAAAGGACCTGGAATCAGTGCACTCGAGGCTCGAGTCATTTGACAAGAAGGGTCTTGAGGTGGTGCACCTTCTCCAGGAACAGGCCACCCTGTTAAACGTGACCATGGGGCACTTGGCGGAGCATGAGTCCGAAATCGGTGCTCTCATGGCGGCGGCGGGTCAGATGCGGAGAGAGCAGGCGCAGCTGAGAAAAGTCTTCAATGACAGCTGGACCCACCTTGCCAGAGAATTACTTTTCCTGCAGAAGGTAACGAGGTCTGTGGAAAAGGCAAATAGGGCACTGGATTGGACGGCTGACGTTTTGCACGGCTGGCAAACCGGCTTAGCAGATGCAGCTATAGGGAGACTGTCACCACTCCTTTGTCCTCCAAATGTATTGGCTAAGGCGCTGAATTCGGTTCGACAGGCCTTGCCCCAAGGCTGGGGACTGACACCAGCATTGCAAGGAGGAAATGGCTGGAGAGCATACCAGGAGGCCAGGGTGGAGGCGGCGCTGGTTAACGGAAACGTTCGTTTGTTCATTCATCTGCCGGTATTTGAGTTTAATTATGCCTTGCAGATTTACAGTGTGTTTCCTATGCCGGTAGCCACCAGCAAAGGGGAGTCGGTATCCCACTCGTACGCGGGATTGGCTCCATACCTGGGGGTATCGCCAGATCGGCAGCTGTTCGTTGAGTTCAACGTGGACGAAGTCCGGAAATGCGCTCCATACATGGGCAGTGTGTGCCCATTCTTGAAACCGATTGACCGAAAAGGAAGGATGAAGAGCTGCGCGGCGGCTGTCTTTCTGCAGGAGCAGGAAGGAATCCAGAGGAACTGTCGCCTAGACAGTAAGAAGTGGACCGGCATTGACTTGTTCTACATTGGAGGAAGGAAGTGGGGTTACGCTGGTAAAGACAACGTAACCATAGTGCTCCAGTGCCCTGGGAAAAGGATCGGCGGAATCGGTCTACCGCAAGTGCTGCCAGCAGCGGGAGTCATAAAAATCCCACGGTTGTGTTCGGCAACCTCGGACGAATGGGTTCTGCAAGCGAGCTTCCGACAGATGATGCCAGTGAATGTGACGAGCGTCATCGACGAGGAAGCTGCAGGGATGCTGAGTGGTCTATTGGCACCGGTGGTCGAGCAATCGCAACCAGTGGCAAAGAGCCCCATTATGGAGGAAGCACCAGCCGCCCTAAGAACGCCTACGCGTATAGACCTAGCGGGGACGAGTTCACACCTGAAAGCGGTCGAACGCCTACAACGGCAatgggaagaagaggagaatgCCAAGCGTTATCCGTTTGAATGGTTGGTCGGATGCTTGTTCCCGTTGCCAATTGTGGTGTACCTGTGGATCGAGTATCGGAGGCTGAGTAATCACGTGGACACCCTACTGTTGACTCGTCTTGTGGAGGTGCGGGAGCCCGGAGAAGAGGATCAAGGCCAGCCCGGGCCGAATGCAGTCGCGTGAATATTGTCGTTTAACCCAGATAAGTTTTACCAAatgttaaagtagaaaacataggggactctatttgttatgccttgtggggtttgttatccagtttagggaacccatgtcagtaggtaggaggggggatgtagcgccaatgcactttgtcgcttagcaccggatgctaagagatgcaaatgtgcgatgtcaatggactttgtcactctggccggatgtcagaggactcaaaagcccgtctatgaccggccagaggggcagtccaatgtagtgattcagactagttgttagtgctgtcagtgctgttactgtgtaatgctgtgtgtgtgtgtcgtgtaagctgtgtatgactgaatacatcccttaaacccagtgaatctgttacagtattagtacattttaattctgacagagcttcTGTTAATTTTTACTCAAGTAGTTAAATTTTATCGTTTTGtggtttttcgtgatgcgttatccctgctatgacagctgacatctctttgtcgtctgtagcttcttttgtgtgtagaattttttcagaaatgaaaagttgtttacatattgcGTCGAaatcttctgtgttttctggttcgtagataaagttctgctttatacttcGGTAGTAATCCTTGCAGTTGGATTTTGCCTTTTCTGTggtccctcatctttttcactttgtttagtaattggcCTTCAATAATGGTTTGGTTATgatcagccctttcttctttaccagcgaaGGTTAACGTAAAGATAGTTTAACCTTAATACGAAAGCTcggcagttttcttccggtttttgagttagttttgaaacttttttctCTAGTGTGGCTAAGTCGTATGTGTCTTGAAATCGTGTTATTAgggcttctttccaatcctggtaatttagatcatcgccttcctcctcagtgtagttttcatgccattcaaaggcttcgcctttcaatcgatcagagCAGAAACGTATTTTTTTATAGCCATCCCATTCGTTGTTTCATGCAACGTGCTCGGCACCTCAtagccactctgatattagtttttcagtgcatttttctttgaagattgggattgcctttttgttttctctggagaatagctctcctagggccttcactattgattgagtgaagtacctgttcactttcaTTGCGTCTTTGTCGTCCTTCTCAGTTGTTGGAATATCGTTATCCTTGGGATTTTCTTGGAGGTACGACGCAACGCGAACGTCTTATgcgttgtgtttttttaagtgtCCTCGTCatcgtgtgttacgcccatctcgaaattcttttttaattgttgattttcttgctccaaatagatgattgtctTGTTTAGGTGTTCTATTTGGGTTTtaaggttttctattgtttgttcgaAATCGTTggtttgttctttttccagCTCGTAGGGGAGTgactctctttctctctactgtctgtcggcaaggtcagcTCGTTTATATCACCCACTAGTTTAGTTctttctcctggttcgtcctcgtctaaTATCGAATCGTTTGAGTCTTCAGcctcgatgaatttaacttgaagtttctttttattctttcactcggttttctagaaatgttatttgattttcttgtcctcgtacccgattTTGGAGTTCTTGAAGTTCTTCttcaaggttcttgttcttctaagtaaaatctagcaagtttttctttaaattgattttttctgttgcagccttgtcgagtctgtcaGCCAAAACTTTTGTCTTATTCTGGAGCTTTTCTGCTGTTTCTGAGACTTGAtttatctggttttcttcAGTGttgagtttctggatcagtctggTGTTCTCGCCTTCAAGTTTGTtgattatttcttgcccttcggtctcgacagctgcgttgttttcctcttttcttttgagatgGTTCTGCAATTGGttctcggttgctaaggtggttTTAAGGCTTTGTTCTATGTCAGCAattcgggaattggcttttcCAAGGGAGTTCTTCAGAGCctagtttttttcttgaaattgctCTAATGAAatgcttaaagtgtatttggaactttttACCTTCTGTTTGTTACTCcccaattgtttttgcacaTTTGCAAGTTCAATTTTAGGAtagatatctgctttttatcctcaattagtgcaattacTGACTCATTCTGCAATGCgctgatggtaccgaacaaaaattctatttcttttccatgcaatgtgtgtagctgttgtagtaaactatcgagtgttctggtgtttCCACCTTGTGCGATTATgtcgtctttgagtgttttagtagcatttgcaatggtttctgccgttacaccatctgttactttagAGATTGTTCTAGAAGGtagtaagtgtaaaaatgcagcgaattttcgtcgcctgacttgcttcttgtttctgtgtttgtaactgttggatattttcagttgttaagattgtctggtatgatttacttctttctaagtcttgcttaaagtctaagtctattaaggtcttccaatggtCCGAAAATGGTTCTTGATGGTGACTTAAGTTTGGGTCTTGGTCagttaaatcagattcttgtagtaaggggtataaaggtagtagtgtgttctcgttgagagcagtcttttgtttaggtgaatcaaacggcattcgcttacctcgatggtGTTCCGATGTCAGTTGCTTGAAGACTTATAGACCTTATTAAGATCCAAAGGTATGGGTCAAGCCTACCCCCTAGCGGCGCGTTTCAGTGTGAAGGGGTGCCGTGAACagccgctttttatttggcttgcCGCATATGGCATGGTAATAGGCTATTCAACGGTAGCAGGCGACTACCACATTTTTCGTAAGTTTTCTGTCACGTTGGATTGCACGATTATGCTGTATTATGACTAGTGATACTACTATCTGTAGTTTAAAGCTCTCTAAATTTGCTGAGGGTTTAGTCCCAGAGGAGAAGAAGTTGTACtgcgattttttaaaagaattggGGTGTGTTGACCCACTTACAATTCCCCTATCAGTGtataaaagtgaaaaaaaagtgaaagaagTGCTTCctccaataaaaaataaacatttagTTCTATATTTAGTTATTGAACGGAATGGCAGTGATGGTGAGAAGTTTGAGGCATACAAAAATCTAAACGGTTCTCCCCAATATGTATATAACACTTTTGCCGATAAACTTCTTGCCTTTCCACTTCCCAATGGCATTGTGATCATTCGCAGTCATATAACTCACTCACAATCTCTAGGAATTAACCCAACAACACCGTGGGCTGCAATACATTCTGATGGAAAAGTTAAAGTTGCATATTGTGACTGTGCTGCTGGGTAATcaattgttgacaaaagttTATACGTGTGCTAGTAATCATTTATTGTTGTATTAAAATAGGCTTGGGAGAGTCTGCATTCATGTTAGTGCATTGCTGCAACTTGCTGTTGCTGAGCATGAACTCCCAAGTCGTAGAACTGAAACTGCTTGGAATGCTGATGAAGATCAAGTAGCACCAACATCTAAAGCTTGCAATATCGTTTACATTGCAAATGTTAGCTGGTTTACCTAGAATACATAATGTCAAATAAAAGTTATCAGTGTTGTTATACAACTGAAGTTTACCTGATTGGAAGTGGTcagaacaaacacaaataagtCCAATAGGGAAATTATCATAATTCGTTCCAACAACTTCTTTCCATGCAACAAGCCTCCTTTCCAACAGATCCTTATCAAATGGCAATAACTTTTTGATATTCGGGTTtggaaacttaaaaaaactaCGGGAATTTCTATCCTTCTTTTTATAAACTGTAGAAACACCACAAATACAACACACTCTTGTATTTCCCATTTCTTGTAATGTTGTTCGAAACCGTGTAATCCAACATATGACAGAAACTTACGAAAAATGTGGTAGTCGCCTGCTACCGTTGAATAGCCTATTACCATGCCATATGCGgcaagccaaataaaaagcggctGTTCACGACACCCCTTCACACTGAAACGCGCCGCTAGGGGGTAGGCTTGACCCATACCTTTGGATCTTAATAAGGTCTATATATAGACTTACATATACTTGAAGACTTATATATAGAAGCGTAGAACACTTGCAGCTGgcaaatgaagcacagatcagaaacttttcttccagagtctcgttgttgGTCTCGCTGGGGCCTCCAAATGTAAAAGTTTCTAGATTGCGTATTTGCCAATAGACAACTCTGAATAAGATGTTACAACCATGGACTTATATACCGAAGATTGAAGATTAAGAAGGGAGGgatttacaataacttttacttttatcataaacagTTAGCCTCAGGgtaggttgcattcgtgatgaccttcttgctgggtgcgGTTGCTGTTACTGGGAGgggttgctgcggtctattacacaTAGTTAtttactcgtttttttttactctttttcACTCAAAACAGGTTACTCTGATAGAGGGGTTTTTGGGGTGTAGGATACAACACCCAACCTGGTAACACGTAACCCGAAGGGGGGCACTTCTCTAATCTAGGGACCCGGTGGTTAGGGAGGTTGTTGAGTCTGGATGATACAACATCCAATCTGATAACACCTAACCCGTCGGGGTGAACTTATTCAGGCTAGGGTCTAGCTCACGTTGGACAGGATTGGATAAACAACACCAAATTCGGTAGAACCTAACCCGACCAGGCCCGACACGCTATCTAGTTGTGCCTAAAACTCACCAGGGGTTCCTTATTTTTAGCGTATTTGCAAAAAAAaccttcttccttctttttgttcaATCGGAACAGGCTCCTAGAATGGGGAAGACCTAGGGGGTAGTAGATACGATACCGAACCTGGTAAAACCTAACCCGTCTGGTTGAACACCAAGCACACGCCAGATTGGAAAGATTTTACAGCACCAAAACAGGAAGAACGTAACCCTgtggaggggggagggggaggccACGTTAACTGGCTGGCAGCTCACTTAGGGGCGTCCATTCCACCACCGCAGAGTGGCGTGGCCCTCAGTACCCTTACGTTAACTATTGGCTCACGTCACCCAAATTGTGGGTTGGCACTCTTATGCCTGTCTGGCTTAAAGTTCTTGGCATCGCAGCCGTTAGCAACCGTGTGGTGGACCTAAAGAGACCACACCCAGTAAGGAAAGAGAAATACACCTACTATTACCAGGTTGAGGAACATATTTATAAATTATTAGCCCCGGCAACCCGCTTCCTAGTCAGACACACAAGAGGGGCTACCTTGTTTTGCCGTTGCATTGACAGGGGATTATCCAAGGACCTCTACAACTATCTGACATGGGTGACTTTTTTGAAGACGACTACTAGCGGAGAGTGGGGCGTCCTCTACAAATTGATATCAGCTGAACATTTCACAGTACTCAGGGATCCCCCCTCACAACGACGGACCAGCCTCACTACTAGCGGAGCAATGGAGACTAACAGGAACTTGAGGGCGATCCCCCGTAACATCCAATATGACCCTCGGAGTAACCCTACTCCCGGAATATTCTCCAATTCAATTGAGGAGGATGTCCCTGATCCCACACAAAGAAACCCTACTGGTACAACCACACAGACGTTACTTCGTAGGATGGCGAGTGGGTCAATATGAGACCTTCTCATAGGAGCGGTGGCGAGTGCAAATAAGAAAATGAGCAGTAATGATCCGGCTGAGGACTTAACCAGCACGAGACCTGGTTGGCGGAATGACCCACCTAAGGCATAGCACCCAGACACATCCACATCCACAGAGCATTAGTAAACGGCGGGTGGGGACGGGAATATGAAAGGCTACGGGCTGAGGCTGACAACCTAATATTCACTGTAATGAAAATATTACGGACCTTAGTGATGGCCGCCCACCCGTGGTACCAACCGGCCGACCATTTCAATCTCCTTCCCCTAGACTTCTAACACAGGAATTAGCAGAtagattgaaaaaaacataTGCTCGAATGTGCATTTAAGTGCAGTGAGGATCTTATCATGGCCCAGATTGATAAGAAGCTAGAAAAGTTGACGAGAGCGGTGGACAATATGGTCCTGAATAATGACTTTTCGGATCAGGAGCTCGCCGCGGCAGACGAATTTCGACGTTTTTTAGCACGAGGCGAAAGAACGTATACATCAAAGGATAGCATTGAACAACCGATTGCATTTTATTTCCCAGTAAACCCCATGTCGAATCAACGCATGATGGTCTCCAACACGCAACCAATCCGAATGACATCTAAAGGGTTTAGACAATCTGGTGACTCCCGGCAGAGGCAACGCCCAAGAAACGTGAGGGAGCCTGACCCCCCTCCAGTGCCATCCTAGAGTCTACGGACGGCCAAGGAGCAACAGCGGAACCCAGAGGCGTAGTCCGATCGGTGACCTTCGCGCTCAGAGAAACCGCAATGTAATCTTTAGGTTGCGCGAAGAGAGGGACGGGTATCAAAGGGATTATTTCGATGAGGGATACTCTGGTAACTTCGGGCAGCACCCACAGCACTCAGGGTGGGAAAAAATGATTAGATGACCACGCAAGAACCAAACAATTACAAGACGACTACTAAGAAACTCCTCCAGACAACGATTAATGGACAACGCAACCAATGATCTGGTCCTCAATGACACAAACATACATATACTCCCGTCCCACCAGGAGGTCTTGCCTAGGGGTATAAGCTTCATCCCATCCTCCACTTTCCGTTTAAACCCTGATAAAGATCTCGATAGGTTTAAAAGAAACCTGAATTTGAGATGTTTTTGGGCTAACAAACAGGTTACCACACATAGCAGCCTTAACTCCGCAGTCTTGAAATCCAACTGGGAACCACCACAGGTCTTTCACCAGTTCAACCAGAGTTGGAGAGACTTTGAGTTAGCAGCTAATGCCGTAGTGGAGTCGGATAGATCCAACCTACCCACGAGGCTCCGGTATGCATGGAGGGATTTAACAACCAATCCTAACTTCTACATAATAAAAGCGGATAAGGGAGGTAGATTGGTGATGTGAAAAAGAGAAGACTATAGAAATGAAGCTCTAAGACATTTGCTCGACGCGACTACatactgccaacttacccacCGACTTGCGAAAGAAATCTACAAGGGGTTAAATGAAGTAAAGAAATACTGGGTTGACCAACTACGAAGGGGTGGCCACATATCACACCAAGAAGAAACCAGGTTATTGGCTAAAGAGTACTCTATGCCATGCATCTAGTTTCTTCCGAAAATACATAAGGATAAGCGAGCGGACACTTGTACATTCGCTGGCAGACCAAATTGTAGTTACATTCAATGGTTGCCTCAAATCTTTAGATTCTTACCTAGCCTTATTAACGATCCCTCTTTTGAGGGTAATACAGTGTTCGCTAGCAGAAACTAGGGACCTTCTTCGCGTCTTATGACATACCCCCACTTCCGGGGGCGACTTTATTTTTGGCTGATGTTGAATCACTGAGTCCGAGTATCCCCTGGGAGGATGGTATCACCAGTGCGAGCAGATTCTACGCAGACAACTTGGCCGTGCTCCAACAAGCCGCCTTGGATTCGAATCGTCTACCTCCACCCACGCCGTGGCACTTTCGCAAAACACTTTCATTGATCTTGAagaataattttttccatttccaaaATGAATGCTGGTTCCACCAACTTAGTGAAACCACGATGGGCGCATCCATATCGGTGTATTTTGCCAATACTTTTATGTATTACCGCACACGGAACTTGATACACAACCCCCACCCCACTTGAAAATGTTCACGAGGTACATCGATGATATTATCAGTATATGGGCTAGACCAACAAAGGGAATAGAACCGATCTTTCAACAGACGGTAAACATTGATATTAAACTCTCGTTAATGATTGGAGGTCCTCGTTAGAGGCATTAGATTTGAGAATTAAAATGGACGAGGCGTGTAGGATTACCACTAATTTGTACAGGAATCCAACAGATGGccatcaatttatacactggGCATCTAATCACCCCTACCACTTAAAAAAGAGCCTACCATACTCGTAACTGATACGCATTAGAAGAAATTGCACTTATATGCAGGAATTGGGGTTTAAGCCTCTATGTTGCTACAACGGTTCCGCATGAGGAAATATCAAGAGCAGGTGCTCCAAGCAGTTCTCGATAAAGCAAGAAACCTAGATAGGAACGCATTGATCTACGGAAATAGCAGAGCTGAGGCAACTAAGTCTGAAAGAATGAACCTGGTGACGACGTTTCATGGCAATTGGGCGAACACCTACGGAATATCATGCCGTGGCACTACGAAGCTCTACGGGCATCCGTGCAGGACGAGAATAGAGACTGAATTGAGGATGTAGAACAGTTCAGTGAAGTATAGTATAGCATAGTACAATATAATATAGTATAGTGCAGAATAGTAAAGTGAAGTATAGCATAGTAAAGTTTATCATAATACAACATAGTATAACATACTATAGTCTAGAAGTAAACAATAATATAGTTAAGTATAATATAGTAAagtataaaaaatataaacatagCTAAATgcccaaattttaaattaagaaGTATAGTAAAGTATTACTAAACTAACAATTCCTCGGacagcaataaaaataaaatacttaactaaactttactttttaaaatatttattgctAAATAGTATGGCAAATAGTAAAT includes:
- the LOC123470320 gene encoding uncharacterized protein LOC123470320, yielding MTSDTTICSLKLSKFAEGLVPEEKKLYCDFLKELGCVDPLTIPLSVYKSEKKVKEVLPPIKNKHLVLYLVIERNGSDGEKFEAYKNLNGSPQYVYNTFADKLLAFPLPNGIVIIRSHITHSQSLGINPTTPWAAIHSDGKVKVAYCDCAAGLGRVCIHVSALLQLAVAEHELPSRRTETAWNADEDQVAPTSKACNIVYIANVSWFT